CGATTTAAGACGGTAGATTTACGCGTCATGGTCGGCGGAGGCCGACCATCCACCACTTCCGTACGTCAGTTGCCACCAAACTCGTGGATGGTACGCCTTCGCGTACCATGACGATGAAGGTGGGGTTACCGCCGCGCCTTGAAGAAGCTCCTGAGCAATTCGGCGCTGCGGTCTTCGCCGCTGCCGCCGATGACCTGCGGGCGGTGGTGGCAGGTGGGGAGGGTGTAGAGCCTTGGCCCGCTGTCGATGCCGCCACCCTTGGGGTCGGGGGCGCCGTAGATCACGCGCCGGAGACGCGCGAAGGAAATGGCGGTCGCACACATCGGGCAAGGCTCCAGCGTGACATAGAGATCGGCAAAAGGCAGGCGCTTCTCGCGCCGGCTGGTGGCAACCGCCTGGATCACCAGCATTTCGGCATGGGCCGTCGGGTCGTGGCGTTCCTCGACCCGGTTATGGTCAGCCGCCAGGACCTCGCCGCTTGCCGGGTCGACCAGGACGGCGCCGATCGGCACCTCGCCCTTCTCATAGGCGGCTTCGGCCTGGCGAAAGGCCAGATCCATGAAATTGACGGGCGGATGGGGGTGGATTTCAGTCATTGCGCCAGTCTCCCCGGCCCTTTTGCGTGGGTCAAGCGGGGCAGCCATGCCGGGACGGGTCTTGTGTCCCTGGGGAGGCTGTGGAATAGCTTGCCCCAATCAGCCGCGCCGCGAGGCGCCGCAGCCATTTTCCGGAGCCTCATTACCCATGACGACACCCCTCATCGGCCTTACCCTCGACGTCGATGCCCCGCGCGGCCTGTCCAAGGCGCCGCATTATTCCCTGCGCGCCACCTATACCCAGGCCGTCACCAGCGCCGGTGGCATGCCGATCTGCCTGCCGCATGAAGCGGCGATGATCGACGCTTACGCCGACACAATCGCAGGTCTTGTCGTCACCGGTGGCGGCTTCGACGTCAACCCGGCGCTCTATGGCGACAATACCAAGCATGCGACGGTGACGACCAAGGAAGGCCGCACCCATTTCGAGTTCGGCATCGTCAAGGCTATGCTGAAGCGCAACAAGCCCGTGCTCGGCATCTGCGGTGGCGAGCAGCTGATCAATGTCATTCTCGGCGGCACCCTCATCCAGCATATCGAGGATGAGGTGACGGATTCACTGCTGCACGAGCAGCCCAACCCGCGCACCGAAGCCGGCCACAAGGTGACGCTGACGGAAGGCTCGCTGCTGCAGCGGATCGTTGGTGCTGCCGAACTGCCGGTGAACTCCGCCCACCACCAGGCGGTGAAATCGGTCGGTGCCGGCGTTGTCGTCAATGCGACGGCACCCGACGGCGTCATCGAGGGGATCGAGGACCCGCGCTATAAATTCTGCCTCGGCGTGCAATGGCACCCGGAACTCAACGTGACCTCGGGCGATGGCAAGATCCTTACCGCCTTCGTCGCCGCCACGAAGGCCGCGTGAGCACGATGGAAAAGACGAGAAAGAGTGAGCTGCCGAAGACCGGCCAGGCCGGCGAGCGTATCGCCAAGGTGATGGCCCGCGCCGGCCTCTGTTCGCGGCGCGATGCGGAGGCGTGGATTGCCAATGGCCGCGTCACCCTCAATGGCAAGGTGCTGACATCGGCTGCGATCAATGTCGGCAAGAAGGATACCGTGCTGGTCGACGGCCAGCCGCTGCCGGAGAAGCAGCTGACCCGCGTCTGGCTCTATTACAAGCCCAAGGGGCTGATGACGACCTCCTACGACCCGGAGGGCCGCGCGACGGTTTTCGACAATCTGCCGGCGGAGATGCCGCGCGTGATTTCGGTAGGCCGGCTCGATCTCAATTCCGAAGGCCTGCTGCTCCTCACCAATGATGGTGAGTTGGCGCGCAAGCTGGAGCTGCCGACGACGGCGTGGATCCGGCGCTACCGCGTGCGCGTCAATGGCCGCTTCGATCCCAAACTGCTCGAGGGCCTCAAGGACGGCATCGAGATCGACGGCGTGCGCTATGGCTCGATCGAAGCCGCGTTTGAGCGCCAGCAGGGCGCCAATGCCTGGCTGACCATGGCCCTGACCGAGGGCAAGAATCGCGAAATCCGCCGCATCTGCCAGCATTTCGGCTGGCCGGTCAGCCGCCTGATCCGTGTCGGCTATGGCCCCTTCGTGCTGGGCGAGATGGAGCCCGGCCAGGTGCAGGAAGTGAAGGGCAAGCTGCTGCAGACGCAGCTGCGCTTTGGCAATGACTGGCGGGCGGAAAAAGCGGCGGAAGTGGAAGTGGCGCCATCGCGCCCGGTCTTCAACCGCGGCCCCGACAAGAAGACCCGCGAGAAGCTGCGCGATGCACCGCGCGAGGAACGCGGCAAGCCGGCCGAGAGATCGGAACGCCGCGCCCCGCGTCCCCAGCAGGTCGAAGAAGAAGCACCGCGCCCGCGCCGCCTGCAGCGTGCGGACCTGCCGCGCTGGTCGGAGCGGCCGCGACAGGAAGAAGCGGCGACAGGCGAGCGCCCGCAGCGGCACCGCATTGAGCTGAAGCCGAAGGAACGTCGCGAGCAGAAACCACGCACAGAATCCGGCGACCGGCCACGCTGGTCGGAGAGACCACGGCAGGATGTGCGGACGGATGGCGAGCGCCCGCAACGCCGGCAGGCCGAATTCAAGCCGAAGGAACCCCGGGCGCAGAAGTCGCGCGATGAATCCGGTGACCGCCCGCAAAAGCCCGGCTTCAAGGCCGGCTGGGCCAAGAACAAGGCCAAGAAGGCGCAGCCGGGCAGCCATCATGGCTTCAAGCACAAACCCCGTGACGCGGAAGATGGCGCTGACGCGCGGCCGCCGCGGAAAGCCAAGGCCGCAGCCAGGTACGAGCAGCCACCCCGTGACAATGCCCCGTCAGGCAGCAAGATTCCGGCGCGTGAGAATGCACCCATGCGTCATGCCGGGACCCGCAGCAACGCCAAGCCGCGCGGGCGCAATGACCAACGCGGCCCGGACAAGCCGCGAGACAAGCAGGGCGACAAACCGCGCGGGGACAAGCCGCGCGGCAAGCCGGCATCGGGCCATGCGCGTCGATTCAGGTAGTCACCGCGGCACCAAGCTGGCGGTGCCAGAGGGGAAGGACGTCCGCCCAACCTCCGACCGCGCCCGGCAGGCGATCTTCAACATCCTGGCCCATGGCCATGATGCGATCGCGGATGCGCGGGTGCTCGATGTTTTTGCGGGATCCGGCGCCTTGGGACTTGAGGCGCTGTCGCGTGGTGCGCAATCGCTGGCGGCCTTCGAACAGGACCGCCTTGCCGCCGATTGCATCAAGCGCAATGCGGTCGCCTGCCATGAGAGCGAACGTACCGTCATCATCCTCGGCGATGCCACGCGCCCGCCAGAGGCGCATCGTCATCCGCGCTTCAGCCCGGCCGATCTGGTCTTTCTCGATCCGCCTTATGGGCAGGATCTCATCATCCCGGCACTCACGGCACTCGACGCGCGTGGCTGGATTGCCGGCAATGCGCTGGTCGTTGCCGAGATGGCGGAGCGCGATCGCTTTGCCCCACCCGCCGGTTTCGTGGCCGTCGACGAACGTCGCTATGGCAAAGCGCACATCGTCATGTTGCGAAAATCGAGCTAAACCCCTCACCCCGACCCTCTCCCCGCTATCGCGGGGCGAGGGAGTTCTGACCGAGTTTGCGACAAGCCCCTCGCCCCTCTGGGGGGAGGGGTTGGTGTGAGGGGGGCGCCTCAGGCTCTGCGCGACAGCAGGAAGAGAACGAGGCCGAGCGCGTTGACGGCGGCAGCCAAGGCAAAAGCCGTGCCGGCACCGAGCTGGTCCCAGGCAAAGCCCATCGCCGCCGAGCCGACGAAGATGGCGATGCCGGCGGCGAGGTTGAAGACGCCAAAAGCCGTGCCGCGCAAATGCGCCGGGGCGTGATCGGCCACCAGCGCCGAGAAGATGCCTTGGGTCAATGCAAGGTGCACGCCCCAGATGCCGGCACCGATCCAGACCAGCATCGGCCCGGTGGCAAGCGCCATTGCGACATGCGAGGCGATGAGCAGCAGGAAGCCAAGACCGATCACCTTGTTGCGCCCGACGCGGTCGGACCAGCTGCCGGCCAAGGGTGTCAGTGGCACAGAGACCAAATTCATCACCACCAGCGCCATCGGCGCCCAGGCGGCGGGTACGCCTACATCCTGGGCCCGCAATATCTGAAAGGCTTCGGAGAAGCGCGGCAGCAGCAGGATGAACAGGAAACCCATCGCCAGCCAGAACGGCCGCCCCAGCTGGCGCAATTCGCTGGCCTTGAGCGGGAACGGCCGCGCGACGCGGGGAGCATCGCTTTGCGCTTCCTGGACGCCGATCATCATGACCGACACGGACAGAACCGCCGGCACCACCGCCCACCACAAAACCGGTGTCACATCGCCGGCATAAAGCTGCAGCAGCAGGATGGCGAGCAAGGGGCCGATGACGGCACCCATATTGTCCATCGCCTGGCGCACGCCATAGGCATAGCCACGATGTTCCGGCGCCACCCAATCGGCCACCAGCGCATCGCGCGGCGCGCCGCGAATGCCCTTGCCGAGGCGGTCGGCAAAGCGGCCGAAGAAGACTGCGAGCGGCGTCGCGGCGATCGGAAACAGCGCCTTCGAGCAGGCAGAGAGCCCATAGCCGAAGGCGGCGATCCATTTGCGGCTTTGCCAATGATCGCTGAGGGCGCCGGAAAAGATCTTGGTCACCGACGCGGTCGCTTCGGCGAGGCCATCGATGATGCCGACCAGGAAGACGCTGGCCCCCAGCCCGTTCACCAGCAGCAGCGGCAGCACGGCATGCACGATCTCGCTGGAGCCATCCATCAGCAGGCTGGTCAGGCCCAGCATCCAGATCGTTCGCGGCAGCTTTGGGCGCATGATTTTGCCGGTTCGTCAGCGACGGCCGAAGAGGCGTTCGATGTCGCTGAGCTTCAGTTCCACATACGTGGGCCGGCCATGATTGCATTGGCCGGAATGGGGTGTCGCTTCCATCTGGCGCAAGAGCGCGTCCATCTCGGCCGGCAGCAATTGCCGCCCGGCACGGACCGAGCCGTGGCAAGCCATGGTGCCGCAGATATCCTCAAGCTTTTCCTTCAAGGAGAAGGCTGCACCCAGTTCGAAGATTTCTTCGGCCAGATCCCGCACCAGGCCTTTGACATCGCTCTGGCCAAGGAGCGCCGGCACTTCGCGCACCGCGACGGCGTCGTGGCCGAAGGGTTCGATGGCAAGACCCAGTTCTTCCAGCTCGCCGGCACGGCCGAGGATGGCGGTTGCGAGTTTCACCGGCAGTTCGACGATTTCCGGAATGAGCAGCGCCTGGCGCTTGACGCCGCCATCGGCGAGCGCCGCCTTCATGCGTTCCAGGACGAGGCGTTCATGTGCGGCATGCTGGTCGACGATGACCATGCCGTCCTGCGTCTGCGCCACGATATAGGTGCCGAATATCTGGGCCCGGGCGATGCCCAACGGGTAATTCTGTGGCGGCGTTTCCGGCTGCGGCGCCGGCGCGGCGCCACTCGGCCGCGCCATCTCCGGCGACAGTGTGCCAAACGTCGCCTCCGGCGACAGGGGGGCAAAGGCTGCCATGGCTTGCGCCACGACACCGGCGTTGAAGCGATTGATCTGGCCATTGCCCGCATGCATTGCCTGATAAGGCGTTTGCATCGGTGAAGCGACTCCAGGCAGCGCATCGAAGGCCGCGAGTGTCGCATTGGCAACGGTGGTCGAGGCGCGGTGCCCGGCGGCATCGAGCGCACGCCGGATGGCGCCGACAATGAGGCCGCGCACCAAGGCTGCGTCCTGGAAGCGCACTTCGGCCTTGGCCGGATGCACGTTGACGTCGACCAGTTCCGGCGGGCAATCGAGGAACAGCGCCACCAGCGGATGACGATCGCGCGCCAGAAAATCCTGATAGGCGCCGCGGATGGCACCCTGGAGCAGGCGATCACGGACCGGGCGGCCATTGACGAAGAGATATTGCGAGGACGCCGTGGCGCGGTTGAGCGTCGGCAAACCGGCAAAGCCGGTGAGGCGGTGTCCGTCCCGCTCGACATCGAGTGCCACGGCATTGTCGGCAAAGTCGCGGCCCATGACATCGCCGAGGCGCTTCAGCCGGGCGGCGTCGGGCTTGTCCATGAGATCCGCCTGCGCCGCATCGAGCCGCAGCACGTTGCGGCCGTCATCGCTCACCGCAAAGGCAACCTCGGGATGGGCCATGGCGAGGCGTTCCAGAATTTCGACCACCGCATTCTGTTCCGAGCGCGCTGTTTTCAGGAATTTGAGGCGCGCCGGCACCGCGAAGAAAAGATCGCGGAGTTCCACCCGCGTACCGCCACTCAAGGCCGCGGGCTCCGGTCCGGTCTTCTCGCCACCCTCGACACGGACGACCCAGGCCTGGTCGCTGCCCCGCGCGCGGCTGGTGATGGAAAGGCGGCCAACGGCGCCGATCGAGGGCAAGGCCTCGCCCCGAAAACCGAAGAACCCGATATGGACCAGGTCGTCATCGGGCAGTTTCGAGGTGGCATGCCGCTGGATAGCGAGATCAAGGGCCGCGCGGTCCATGCCATGGCCGTCGTCGGTGACGCTGATGAAGCTCTTGCCGCCTTCGCGCAGCTCGACGACGACGCGGCTGGCACCCGCATCGACGGCATTCTCGACCAGTTCCTTCACCACGGAGGCGGGTCGTTCGATGACCTCGCCAGCGGCGATCTGGTTGACGAGATTGGGAGGCAAAAGGCGAATCGGCATGGGTGCAGTCTAGCACCCAAATATCGCCCGATTGTACCGCCACAAGCTCGGGCTTGCCCGGCGCGCGGCGCAATGGCTGAATGGCGCCAACTTCACAACCAGCGCGGGCCAGCCGATCATGAGTTCAAGCCAAGGTGAATTCCCCAGTGCCGAGGATTATGGCCGTTCTCTCAAGGGTTTCGGCGTCAACCTGCTGGTGCGCGACGTGCTGCGCGCAGTCGATTTCGCCCGCGACATTCTTCAGGCGGAAACCGTTACGGCCGATAAGGACTTTGCGGTCCTGCGCCACCGCGTGAATGGCCAAATCCTGGCGGAATGGATGCTGCATGCCGACGGCACCTATCACAGCAACCCGCTTCTGGGCCTGCTGCCGGAAAACGGCCCGCGCGGTGCCGGGGCCGAATTGCGACTCTATCACCTTGACCCGGATGCGGCTGTGGCCCGCGCCAAGAAACGCGAGGACGTCGTCCTCATGGAACCGGCGGACAAGCCGCACGGCATGCGCGAGGCCTACATCCTCGACCCCGACGGTTATTGCTGGGTGGTCAGCCTGCCGCTGCCGAAGAAGGGCTGAGAGATGCCCCCCTCTCTAACTCTCCCCCTCAAGGGGGGAGAGGACTAGAGCGAGGTTGGTGCGACCACTCGTTCTCATCTCCCTCCCCCCTTGAGGGGGAGGGTCGGGGTGGGGGGTGAGCGACTGAAGACTCTCTCAAACCTTGGCGTAATCGCGATACCAGGCGACGAATTTCTCCAGCCCTTCAGCGAGGCTGGTCTTCGGGTCGTAGCCGAGATCGGCGCGGCTGCGGGTGAGATCGGCCCATGTGGCTTTCACATCGCCGGCGGCCGGCGGCTGCACGTCGCGCTCGGCTTTTTTCCCGCAAGCCTGTTCTACCAGGTCGATGAGGTGGTTGAGCTTCACCGGCCGATCGGTGCCGAGATTATAGAGGCGGTGCGGCAATTCCTCGGTCCTTGCCGGCGGCCGGTCGAGGGCCGCGATCACGCCGGACACGATGTCGTCGATATAGGTGAAGTCGCGCTCGACGCTACCGTCGCCGAACACTTCGATTTTCTTGCCCGCCAGGATCGCCTGGGTGAAGCGGTAATAGGCCATGTCCGGCCGACCCCAGGGACCAAAGACGGTGAAGAAGCGCAGGCCCGTCAGCGGCAGCTTGTAGAGATGGGCGTAGGATGCGCTCATCAGCTCGTCCGATCGCTTGGTGGCGGCATAAAGCGAGGCGGGCCGCTCGACCGGATCGGTTTCCGCGAAGGGGACCTTGGTGTTGTTGCCATAGACCGAGCTAGAACTGGCATAGACCATATGTTTTAGCTGCGGCGCGTGGCGGGCGACCTCCAGCACATTGAGATGGCCGGAGAGATTGGCATGCACGTAATCGGTCGGGTGCTCGATGGAATGGCGCACGCCGGCTTGGGCAGCCAGATGCACGATGCCGATGAGATCCTTGATATGATGCGCCACGGCCGCATTGAGCGCCGGGGCGCGGCCGAGATCGGCAAAGACATAACGGAAGTTGGGATGCCGTTCCAACCGGTGCAGACGCGCCTGCTTCAGCTTGGTGTCGTAATAGGCGTTCATGTTGTCGAGGCCCAGCACGCGTTCGCCACGCGCCAGCAGGACTTCAGCCGTGTGGTAACCGATAAAACCGGCAACGCCGGTTACAAGAATGGTCATGGACTATCTCAGGCCTTGATGACATTGCGGCCACGCCAGCCGGCGCGCGCCATGGTGTTGCGGGTATCGACGATGAGTTTTGCGGCCTTGCCGACGCGCTTGAAATCGATGGCGTCGTGATCGGTGACGATGAGGACGACGTCGGCGCGTTTGAGGTTGGTGTCAGACAAGGCAATCGAGCGGCGGCCGGCAAGATGCGGATGCTCGCGCGAGGGCTTGATGGCCGCGATGATGGGGTCGTGATAATCGACCTTCGCCCCCTGCGCTTCCAGCATCTCGATCAATGTCAGCGCCGGGCTTTCGCGCATGTCGTCGACATTCTTCTTGTAAGCCAAGCCGATCACCAGGATGCGGGCGCCTTTCAAGGCCTTTCCGGCACGTTCGCTCAGGGCACCGACCAACCGATCGACCACATAGCGCGGCATCAGGGTATTGATCTCGCCGGCGAGTTCGATGAAGCGGGTGGTGATGCCGAATTCCCGCGCCTTCCAGGTGAGATAGAAGGGATCGATCGGGATGCAATGCCCGCCGAGGCCGGGGCCTGGATAGAAGGGCATGAAGCCGAAGGGTTTGGTTTTGGCCGCGTCGATCACTTCCCAGACGTCGATGCCCATGGCGTCGAAGATGACCTTGAGCTCATTCACCAGCGCAATGTTCACTGAGCGGAAGATGTTCTCGGTGAGCTTGACGGCTTCCGCCGTCGCGGGGCTCGAGGCCGGCACGGTCTTCACCACTGCCGCATCATAGAGTGCCAAGGCAAGTTCGAGGGCTGCCGGACCGTCGCCGCCGACGACTTTGGGTATGGCTGCGGTGCCATAAGTCTCGTTGCCGGGATCTTCGCGTTCCGGCGAATAGGCGAGGAAGAAATCACGCCCGCTTTTGAGCTTCTTTGTCTCCAGCGCCGGGCGCACGACTTCGTCCGTGGTGCCCGGATAGGTGCTGGATTCAAGGACCACCAATTGACCGGCCTTCAAATGCTTGCCGATCTCCGTGGCGGTGTTGGCGACAAACGAAAGATCAGGCTCGCGCTGCTTCGAGAGCGGGGTGGGGACGCAGATGATGATGCAATCCATGGCCTTGAGGCCGCGGAAATCGGCACTGGCCCGCAAGCCGCCCGCTTTCACCAGCGGGGCGATGCGCTTGCCCGGAATGTGCCGGATGTAGGAGCGCCCCATATTGAGCTTGTCGGTCTTCATGACATCGACATCGAAGCCGGTGACGGCAAAGCCTTTTTCGGCAAAGAGGCAGGCCAAGGGGAGGCCGACATAGCCCAGGCCGATGATGCCGATTTTGGCTCTGCGTGCGTCGATCCGGCGCAGAAGGGTCCTGGCGGCTGGATTGAGGCCGGATTTTCTCTGTTCTGTCATGGTTTAGCTGTGCCTTACGCGGTTGCGGCACCCTAGCAAATCGCCCCACCCCGCTACAATTTGTATCGTCGCTTGACCTTCCCATGATTGGAAGGACCATATGGGGGAGGCGCGAAGCCCCAAGGAGTAGCGACATGACCGCCAGCGCCACCGAATATCGCTTGAAAGTCAGCGGCATGACCTGTGCCGCCTGCGCCAGCCGGATCGAAAAGGTGCTGCGGCGCCTGCCCGGCGTTGCCACGGCCGATGTCAACCTGGCGAGCGAGGAGGCGGTGGTGGCCGGCAGCGATGCGGTCACCAGGGCCGCCATCCAGCAGGCTGTCGAGAAGGCCGGCTATGGCATTCGCGACGACAAGGCGGCGGTGACAGTCGATCATGAAGGTTGGCTGATCCTGGGCGGTGCCGCCCTGACCCTGCCGCTGCTGCTGCCGATGCTGGTGGAGCTTGTCACCGGCGGCATGTGGATGCTGGATCCCTGGGTGCAGTTGACCCTGGCCCTGCCAGTGCAGTTCGGCCTCGGCCTGCCCTTCTATCTCGGCGCCTGGCGGGCCT
The genomic region above belongs to Dongia rigui and contains:
- a CDS encoding nucleoside deaminase, translated to MTEIHPHPPVNFMDLAFRQAEAAYEKGEVPIGAVLVDPASGEVLAADHNRVEERHDPTAHAEMLVIQAVATSRREKRLPFADLYVTLEPCPMCATAISFARLRRVIYGAPDPKGGGIDSGPRLYTLPTCHHRPQVIGGSGEDRSAELLRSFFKARR
- a CDS encoding gamma-glutamyl-gamma-aminobutyrate hydrolase family protein, giving the protein MTTPLIGLTLDVDAPRGLSKAPHYSLRATYTQAVTSAGGMPICLPHEAAMIDAYADTIAGLVVTGGGFDVNPALYGDNTKHATVTTKEGRTHFEFGIVKAMLKRNKPVLGICGGEQLINVILGGTLIQHIEDEVTDSLLHEQPNPRTEAGHKVTLTEGSLLQRIVGAAELPVNSAHHQAVKSVGAGVVVNATAPDGVIEGIEDPRYKFCLGVQWHPELNVTSGDGKILTAFVAATKAA
- a CDS encoding pseudouridine synthase, with protein sequence MEKTRKSELPKTGQAGERIAKVMARAGLCSRRDAEAWIANGRVTLNGKVLTSAAINVGKKDTVLVDGQPLPEKQLTRVWLYYKPKGLMTTSYDPEGRATVFDNLPAEMPRVISVGRLDLNSEGLLLLTNDGELARKLELPTTAWIRRYRVRVNGRFDPKLLEGLKDGIEIDGVRYGSIEAAFERQQGANAWLTMALTEGKNREIRRICQHFGWPVSRLIRVGYGPFVLGEMEPGQVQEVKGKLLQTQLRFGNDWRAEKAAEVEVAPSRPVFNRGPDKKTREKLRDAPREERGKPAERSERRAPRPQQVEEEAPRPRRLQRADLPRWSERPRQEEAATGERPQRHRIELKPKERREQKPRTESGDRPRWSERPRQDVRTDGERPQRRQAEFKPKEPRAQKSRDESGDRPQKPGFKAGWAKNKAKKAQPGSHHGFKHKPRDAEDGADARPPRKAKAAARYEQPPRDNAPSGSKIPARENAPMRHAGTRSNAKPRGRNDQRGPDKPRDKQGDKPRGDKPRGKPASGHARRFR
- the rsmD gene encoding 16S rRNA (guanine(966)-N(2))-methyltransferase RsmD → MRVDSGSHRGTKLAVPEGKDVRPTSDRARQAIFNILAHGHDAIADARVLDVFAGSGALGLEALSRGAQSLAAFEQDRLAADCIKRNAVACHESERTVIILGDATRPPEAHRHPRFSPADLVFLDPPYGQDLIIPALTALDARGWIAGNALVVAEMAERDRFAPPAGFVAVDERRYGKAHIVMLRKSS
- a CDS encoding MFS transporter, which encodes MRPKLPRTIWMLGLTSLLMDGSSEIVHAVLPLLLVNGLGASVFLVGIIDGLAEATASVTKIFSGALSDHWQSRKWIAAFGYGLSACSKALFPIAATPLAVFFGRFADRLGKGIRGAPRDALVADWVAPEHRGYAYGVRQAMDNMGAVIGPLLAILLLQLYAGDVTPVLWWAVVPAVLSVSVMMIGVQEAQSDAPRVARPFPLKASELRQLGRPFWLAMGFLFILLLPRFSEAFQILRAQDVGVPAAWAPMALVVMNLVSVPLTPLAGSWSDRVGRNKVIGLGFLLLIASHVAMALATGPMLVWIGAGIWGVHLALTQGIFSALVADHAPAHLRGTAFGVFNLAAGIAIFVGSAAMGFAWDQLGAGTAFALAAAVNALGLVLFLLSRRA
- the mutL gene encoding DNA mismatch repair endonuclease MutL, with the translated sequence MPIRLLPPNLVNQIAAGEVIERPASVVKELVENAVDAGASRVVVELREGGKSFISVTDDGHGMDRAALDLAIQRHATSKLPDDDLVHIGFFGFRGEALPSIGAVGRLSITSRARGSDQAWVVRVEGGEKTGPEPAALSGGTRVELRDLFFAVPARLKFLKTARSEQNAVVEILERLAMAHPEVAFAVSDDGRNVLRLDAAQADLMDKPDAARLKRLGDVMGRDFADNAVALDVERDGHRLTGFAGLPTLNRATASSQYLFVNGRPVRDRLLQGAIRGAYQDFLARDRHPLVALFLDCPPELVDVNVHPAKAEVRFQDAALVRGLIVGAIRRALDAAGHRASTTVANATLAAFDALPGVASPMQTPYQAMHAGNGQINRFNAGVVAQAMAAFAPLSPEATFGTLSPEMARPSGAAPAPQPETPPQNYPLGIARAQIFGTYIVAQTQDGMVIVDQHAAHERLVLERMKAALADGGVKRQALLIPEIVELPVKLATAILGRAGELEELGLAIEPFGHDAVAVREVPALLGQSDVKGLVRDLAEEIFELGAAFSLKEKLEDICGTMACHGSVRAGRQLLPAEMDALLRQMEATPHSGQCNHGRPTYVELKLSDIERLFGRR
- a CDS encoding VOC family protein: MSSSQGEFPSAEDYGRSLKGFGVNLLVRDVLRAVDFARDILQAETVTADKDFAVLRHRVNGQILAEWMLHADGTYHSNPLLGLLPENGPRGAGAELRLYHLDPDAAVARAKKREDVVLMEPADKPHGMREAYILDPDGYCWVVSLPLPKKG
- a CDS encoding NAD-dependent epimerase/dehydratase family protein, which gives rise to MTILVTGVAGFIGYHTAEVLLARGERVLGLDNMNAYYDTKLKQARLHRLERHPNFRYVFADLGRAPALNAAVAHHIKDLIGIVHLAAQAGVRHSIEHPTDYVHANLSGHLNVLEVARHAPQLKHMVYASSSSVYGNNTKVPFAETDPVERPASLYAATKRSDELMSASYAHLYKLPLTGLRFFTVFGPWGRPDMAYYRFTQAILAGKKIEVFGDGSVERDFTYIDDIVSGVIAALDRPPARTEELPHRLYNLGTDRPVKLNHLIDLVEQACGKKAERDVQPPAAGDVKATWADLTRSRADLGYDPKTSLAEGLEKFVAWYRDYAKV
- a CDS encoding nucleotide sugar dehydrogenase, which codes for MTEQRKSGLNPAARTLLRRIDARRAKIGIIGLGYVGLPLACLFAEKGFAVTGFDVDVMKTDKLNMGRSYIRHIPGKRIAPLVKAGGLRASADFRGLKAMDCIIICVPTPLSKQREPDLSFVANTATEIGKHLKAGQLVVLESSTYPGTTDEVVRPALETKKLKSGRDFFLAYSPEREDPGNETYGTAAIPKVVGGDGPAALELALALYDAAVVKTVPASSPATAEAVKLTENIFRSVNIALVNELKVIFDAMGIDVWEVIDAAKTKPFGFMPFYPGPGLGGHCIPIDPFYLTWKAREFGITTRFIELAGEINTLMPRYVVDRLVGALSERAGKALKGARILVIGLAYKKNVDDMRESPALTLIEMLEAQGAKVDYHDPIIAAIKPSREHPHLAGRRSIALSDTNLKRADVVLIVTDHDAIDFKRVGKAAKLIVDTRNTMARAGWRGRNVIKA